A single Desulfobaculum bizertense DSM 18034 DNA region contains:
- the glgP gene encoding alpha-glucan family phosphorylase, with protein MQPLRSFSVVPRLPENLQPLWKLAYNLLFSWNGDIVDLFARIDARLWRESENNPVAFINSLPQDVLEELSQDEIFLSRLDETLEELDGYLSRTGSAFSFANQDSSQPVVAYFSFEFGVSPCLPIYSGGLGILAGDHLKSASDLNIPLIGIGLAYQQGYFRQSLSPDGWQTERYPVYDFEQMPMNLVKDEQGQAVRFDVNIGEQRVEVQIWQAKVGRVDLYLMDTNIQENPTEFRQLTTRLYGGDVEMRLQQEVLLGIGGMKALKALGLEPKIIHMNEGHSAFAGLERIRVFMQEQGLNYEAAVELAASSCVFTTHTPVPAGNDRFSPDLMRRYFEGYAQQLGLAFKVFLALGREDPRDDAESFCMTVLALRLSRFNNGVSRLHGQVSRNMWQKVWPQFPTEDVPIGSITNGVHHPSWVADELTFLFDRYLGSNWREEADCEKVWRNAETIPDGELWRTHERLRERLVSFARERLRHELLLKGARQSEVDASEDVLDPQALTIGFARRFATYKRANMILSDKDRLLRMLENTSRPVQFIFAGKAHPQDNEGKKLIQQIVQFCRESNCRSRMVFLQDYDMEVAAHMLHGCDVWLNNPRVPLEACGTSGMKAMVNGVLNLSTLDGWWAEAYKPDNSVGWSIGRGEMYDDHRHQDYVESQILYTLLERDIIPEFYDRGHGNLPRTWVHKMKQALVELGPMFTSHRMVEDYVRVAYLPAYKNFLELTADGGQRAQELAHWRMDMMTKWDGLQLRNIQTQDGGELYVNERVQVSAEVQLNSIAPENVIVEIYSGALDQEGSFVQRGAVEMTCSEYTEDGWAKYSGTFAPGKPGRFGFTVRVLPRHPNLLDPHSLGLIHWAS; from the coding sequence ATGCAGCCATTACGCAGTTTCAGTGTTGTTCCAAGACTTCCCGAAAATTTACAGCCTTTGTGGAAGCTTGCGTACAATCTGCTGTTTTCATGGAACGGAGATATTGTTGATCTTTTTGCCCGCATCGATGCTCGTTTGTGGCGCGAAAGTGAAAATAATCCGGTGGCCTTTATCAATAGTCTGCCTCAGGACGTACTTGAAGAACTCTCCCAAGATGAGATCTTTTTGTCGCGACTTGATGAAACACTCGAAGAGCTGGACGGTTATCTTTCTCGAACCGGTTCAGCTTTTTCTTTTGCGAACCAAGACTCGAGTCAGCCTGTTGTCGCATATTTCAGCTTTGAGTTTGGTGTCAGCCCTTGTCTGCCAATCTATTCTGGTGGTCTCGGTATTTTGGCTGGCGATCACCTCAAGTCTGCAAGTGACTTAAATATTCCGCTCATTGGCATTGGTCTGGCCTATCAGCAGGGCTACTTCCGGCAGTCCCTGTCTCCTGATGGCTGGCAGACCGAGCGCTATCCTGTGTATGACTTTGAGCAGATGCCGATGAACCTTGTGAAGGATGAGCAGGGGCAGGCTGTCCGCTTTGATGTCAACATTGGAGAGCAGCGGGTCGAGGTGCAGATCTGGCAGGCCAAGGTTGGGCGAGTGGATTTGTATTTAATGGATACAAACATTCAGGAAAACCCGACGGAATTTCGCCAGCTCACAACGCGCCTTTATGGAGGCGATGTCGAGATGCGTCTCCAGCAGGAAGTCCTGCTGGGCATCGGCGGCATGAAAGCACTCAAGGCCCTTGGGCTTGAGCCAAAAATTATTCACATGAACGAAGGGCACTCTGCCTTTGCTGGGCTTGAGCGTATCCGTGTGTTCATGCAGGAACAGGGACTGAATTATGAGGCCGCTGTGGAGCTGGCTGCTTCGAGTTGTGTGTTTACCACGCATACGCCCGTTCCTGCGGGGAATGATCGATTTTCGCCAGACCTGATGCGCCGTTATTTTGAAGGCTATGCGCAGCAGCTGGGGTTGGCCTTTAAGGTCTTTTTGGCCCTTGGACGTGAAGATCCGCGGGATGATGCAGAATCTTTCTGCATGACGGTTTTGGCCTTGCGCCTGTCTCGGTTCAACAATGGTGTGAGTCGTCTGCATGGGCAGGTCTCCAGAAATATGTGGCAAAAAGTCTGGCCGCAGTTCCCAACGGAAGATGTTCCTATTGGCTCCATCACGAACGGCGTGCATCACCCGTCGTGGGTGGCAGATGAACTGACGTTCCTTTTTGATCGCTACCTTGGCAGTAACTGGCGAGAGGAAGCGGACTGCGAAAAGGTGTGGCGTAATGCTGAGACCATCCCGGATGGTGAGCTGTGGCGAACGCATGAGCGGTTGCGCGAACGTCTTGTTTCCTTTGCCCGTGAGCGCCTGCGTCATGAGCTGTTGCTCAAGGGCGCGCGCCAGAGTGAAGTTGATGCCTCGGAAGATGTGCTTGACCCTCAGGCTCTGACCATTGGTTTTGCTCGGCGTTTTGCGACGTACAAGCGTGCGAATATGATCCTTTCTGACAAGGACCGCCTGCTTCGAATGCTGGAGAATACTTCACGGCCTGTGCAGTTTATTTTTGCAGGCAAGGCTCACCCGCAGGATAACGAAGGCAAAAAGCTGATTCAGCAGATTGTTCAGTTCTGCCGGGAAAGCAATTGTCGATCCCGCATGGTGTTCTTGCAGGATTATGACATGGAAGTTGCGGCCCACATGCTGCATGGCTGTGATGTGTGGCTCAATAATCCGCGTGTTCCGCTGGAAGCCTGCGGAACCAGTGGCATGAAGGCCATGGTTAACGGTGTTTTGAACCTGAGTACCCTTGATGGCTGGTGGGCAGAGGCCTACAAGCCTGACAACAGTGTGGGCTGGTCTATTGGTCGTGGTGAGATGTATGACGACCATCGGCATCAGGACTATGTCGAATCTCAGATTCTGTATACGCTTCTTGAGCGGGACATCATTCCTGAATTCTATGATCGTGGACACGGGAATCTGCCTCGAACATGGGTGCATAAAATGAAACAGGCTCTTGTGGAGCTTGGTCCCATGTTTACTTCACACCGGATGGTCGAAGATTATGTTCGGGTTGCGTATCTGCCTGCGTACAAGAATTTCCTTGAGTTGACCGCTGACGGTGGGCAACGGGCGCAGGAGCTTGCTCACTGGCGCATGGATATGATGACCAAGTGGGACGGCTTGCAGCTGCGAAATATTCAGACGCAGGATGGCGGCGAGCTATATGTGAATGAAAGGGTGCAGGTGAGTGCTGAGGTGCAGCTCAACAGCATTGCCCCAGAGAATGTGATTGTGGAAATCTACTCTGGCGCCTTGGATCAGGAAGGGTCGTTTGTGCAGCGTGGAGCTGTGGAAATGACGTGTTCGGAATACACGGAAGATGGCTGGGCCAAGTACAGCGGAACCTTTGCTCCGGGCAAACCCGGACGCTTTGGCTTCACTGTTCGAGTCCTGCCACGGCATCCGAACTTGCTGGACCCGCATTCACTTGGACTTATTCACTGGGCGAGTTAG
- a CDS encoding murein hydrolase activator EnvC family protein translates to MIHTALRAIVLCLVSLALGVGSLAPSLAQAKSNELSTLKKNVSSQKKQANKLRSQAQKLSQQEKRLHKDLAKLEHSLKSLRNSVAAKEKDLDTTESQLARTQMQREKTEQSIAEAEKALGKLVQAMWPLKLDALKGKKRSETWAESDRHFVWSSSVYAETRRVLEKLDSQHKALAELEETHTVLLKNAQKQLDSINATKDGLLQKRLQFAQNLRKVRAERLSHEEELSSVISAISTMNYRIKALTGGNIKAQKGLLPSPVSGKRLSSRQLSHDRLEAAPGRHGLSFRTVDGAPVNAIFAGRVVHNNILRGYGRVVILSHGDQYYSLYAFLSESNVSVGQNLQQGQTLGWTGTYPAVDGPGLYFELRFGQKAINPDKWLTLRR, encoded by the coding sequence ATGATACACACTGCACTGCGTGCCATCGTTCTTTGCCTTGTGAGCCTTGCCCTTGGAGTCGGGAGCCTTGCCCCCAGCCTTGCACAGGCAAAATCCAATGAGCTTTCCACGCTCAAAAAAAACGTCAGCTCACAAAAAAAGCAGGCGAACAAACTTCGCTCGCAGGCTCAAAAACTCAGCCAGCAGGAAAAACGTCTGCACAAAGACCTCGCCAAGCTGGAACACTCACTCAAGTCCCTGCGCAATTCTGTTGCCGCAAAAGAAAAAGATCTCGACACAACCGAGTCACAGCTTGCCCGTACACAGATGCAGCGCGAAAAAACAGAACAGAGCATTGCCGAAGCGGAAAAAGCCCTCGGCAAACTTGTACAGGCCATGTGGCCGCTCAAGCTGGACGCCCTCAAAGGCAAAAAACGCTCGGAAACATGGGCTGAATCTGACCGGCATTTTGTCTGGAGTTCTTCGGTATATGCCGAAACGCGACGGGTTCTCGAAAAGCTGGACTCACAGCACAAGGCCCTTGCGGAGCTGGAAGAAACCCACACAGTCCTGCTCAAAAATGCCCAAAAACAGCTCGACAGCATCAACGCAACCAAAGACGGACTGCTGCAAAAACGACTTCAGTTTGCACAAAATCTTCGAAAAGTTCGTGCAGAAAGGCTGAGCCATGAAGAAGAGCTTTCTTCTGTTATTTCAGCCATTAGCACTATGAACTACCGCATCAAGGCGCTCACTGGCGGGAACATCAAGGCACAAAAAGGCTTGCTTCCCAGCCCAGTATCGGGAAAACGGCTCTCGTCACGCCAGCTTTCCCATGATAGACTTGAGGCCGCACCCGGACGACATGGCCTAAGTTTCCGCACCGTTGACGGTGCACCAGTAAACGCTATATTTGCCGGGCGCGTTGTTCATAACAATATCTTACGAGGCTATGGCCGGGTCGTTATTCTTTCGCATGGCGACCAGTATTATTCCCTTTACGCCTTTCTGTCTGAAAGCAATGTCTCTGTTGGACAAAATCTCCAGCAGGGGCAGACACTTGGATGGACCGGAACCTACCCCGCTGTGGATGGTCCGGGACTCTATTTTGAATTGCGTTTTGGGCAAAAAGCAATTAATCCTGACAAGTGGCTTACTCTACGTCGATAA
- a CDS encoding aspartate aminotransferase family protein, giving the protein MSEAFNALKERDLHSICNTYARYPLAISKAQGVHLYDSEGKEYVDLLAGIAVSNLGHANQEILQALVEQWNTVDHVSNLFHQEWQIELAEQLLGTCDADKVFFCNSGAEANEAALKLARRYMHTVAGRDAHEIITLDGSFHGRTLATLTATGQAKVKEGFDPLPEGFKTVPFMDMDALRDAISDKTAAIMVELIQGERGVRPLSQGYVDELVALCKEKQILLIVDEVQTGLGRTGKYWAHQHYGITPDIFTTAKPLANGLPMGAMFAREDIAKAFSFGSHGTTFGGGPIVCAVAKKVLEIMERDQICEHAAKTGEYALSLFADIQKRHPEKVAEVRGLGLIMAVELSFPGQEIWEKLLEAGFICNLTQGNILRLLPPLIIDKTELERFAKELEALLA; this is encoded by the coding sequence ATGTCCGAAGCGTTCAACGCACTGAAAGAAAGAGACCTTCATTCCATCTGCAACACCTACGCCCGCTACCCTCTTGCCATAAGCAAGGCTCAGGGCGTTCACCTGTATGATTCCGAAGGCAAAGAATACGTCGACCTGCTTGCGGGCATTGCCGTAAGCAACCTCGGCCACGCCAATCAGGAAATTCTTCAGGCTCTCGTTGAACAGTGGAACACAGTGGACCATGTCAGCAATCTCTTCCATCAGGAATGGCAGATTGAACTCGCAGAACAGCTGCTTGGCACCTGCGATGCCGACAAGGTTTTCTTCTGCAACTCTGGAGCAGAGGCAAACGAGGCCGCACTCAAGCTGGCCCGGCGCTACATGCATACAGTTGCAGGACGCGACGCACATGAAATTATCACCCTTGATGGCTCCTTTCATGGCAGAACCCTTGCCACGCTGACCGCAACAGGTCAGGCCAAGGTCAAGGAAGGCTTTGACCCTCTGCCCGAAGGCTTCAAGACTGTTCCTTTCATGGATATGGACGCCCTTCGGGACGCTATTTCCGACAAAACAGCCGCCATCATGGTTGAACTTATTCAGGGAGAACGCGGCGTGCGCCCACTGAGCCAAGGCTACGTGGACGAGCTTGTTGCCCTGTGTAAAGAAAAACAGATTTTGCTGATTGTGGACGAAGTCCAGACCGGACTTGGCCGAACAGGCAAGTACTGGGCGCATCAGCATTATGGCATTACGCCAGACATCTTCACGACGGCAAAACCTCTCGCCAATGGGCTTCCCATGGGCGCGATGTTCGCCCGTGAAGACATCGCAAAGGCGTTCAGCTTTGGTTCTCATGGCACAACTTTTGGCGGAGGCCCCATTGTGTGCGCCGTCGCCAAAAAGGTGCTGGAGATCATGGAGCGGGACCAGATTTGCGAACATGCTGCAAAAACAGGCGAATATGCCCTGTCACTTTTTGCAGACATTCAGAAACGCCACCCCGAAAAAGTGGCAGAGGTTCGCGGCCTTGGGCTGATTATGGCTGTCGAGCTGAGTTTCCCCGGACAGGAAATCTGGGAAAAACTTCTGGAAGCAGGGTTTATCTGCAACCTGACCCAGGGAAACATTTTGCGTTTGCTCCCGCCTCTCATCATTGATAAGACAGAGCTGGAGCGCTTTGCCAAAGAGCTTGAAGCCCTGCTTGCATAG
- a CDS encoding S41 family peptidase produces MRFTVWIFTSILLFVMSISTGTPQALGEDLYGPLKRFSQAMDMIERQYVRDVTRDELINGAIKGMLQQLDPHSAFMNPEEFKEMRIGTSGEFSGIGIEISLKNGWLTVISPIEDTPAYKAGLKAGDTILEINGESTQDMSLIEAVKRIRGPKGSDITLSVLHKGSSTPEKITLKRDTIPVLGAKGTMLEDGYLYLRLTRFHEHTTKEMRALINKYSKDKPLKGIVLDLRNNPGGLLDQAVSVADTFLSDGNIVYIQGRDKRSRKDFNAHSSSRDVKVPMVLLVNAGSASASEIVAGALQDHHRALLIGERSFGKGTVQSVIPLSDGSGIKMTTALYYTPSGRSIQAEGIEPDLVYPFEVPVEKKDPVLHIMRERDLEGHIKNSKDKMGDKAKASNVEASEMLERDNQLRLALQMVKSLPKLKNIK; encoded by the coding sequence ATGCGTTTTACCGTCTGGATTTTCACTTCCATCCTGCTGTTCGTGATGTCCATTTCTACCGGGACACCACAAGCTCTGGGCGAAGACCTCTATGGCCCGCTCAAACGCTTTAGTCAGGCTATGGATATGATTGAACGCCAGTATGTCCGGGATGTTACCCGTGACGAACTCATAAACGGAGCCATCAAGGGCATGCTCCAGCAGCTTGACCCGCACTCTGCGTTTATGAACCCCGAAGAATTCAAAGAGATGCGCATTGGCACCTCTGGAGAATTCAGTGGAATCGGTATTGAAATTTCTCTCAAAAACGGCTGGCTGACCGTTATCTCTCCCATTGAGGACACCCCGGCATACAAGGCTGGCCTCAAGGCTGGAGACACCATTCTTGAAATTAATGGTGAAAGCACACAGGACATGTCGCTTATTGAAGCCGTCAAGCGCATTCGTGGCCCCAAAGGCTCCGACATTACGCTTTCTGTCCTGCACAAAGGCAGCAGCACTCCAGAAAAAATCACGCTCAAGCGTGACACCATTCCGGTCCTTGGCGCAAAGGGCACCATGCTTGAAGACGGGTACCTGTACCTCCGGCTGACCCGCTTCCATGAGCACACCACCAAGGAAATGCGTGCGCTGATTAACAAGTACAGCAAAGACAAGCCGCTCAAAGGCATCGTCCTTGACCTGCGTAACAACCCCGGCGGACTGCTGGATCAGGCTGTTTCTGTTGCCGACACCTTCCTGTCTGATGGAAACATCGTGTACATTCAGGGTCGCGACAAGCGGAGCCGCAAGGACTTCAACGCGCACAGCTCTTCCCGTGACGTGAAGGTTCCCATGGTCCTCCTGGTCAACGCAGGTTCTGCCTCTGCATCCGAAATCGTTGCAGGCGCCCTGCAGGATCACCACCGTGCCCTGCTGATTGGCGAACGCTCCTTTGGCAAGGGCACCGTTCAGAGCGTTATCCCGCTTTCTGACGGTTCCGGCATCAAGATGACCACAGCGCTCTACTACACGCCAAGCGGCCGTTCCATTCAGGCCGAAGGCATTGAGCCTGATCTTGTCTATCCTTTTGAAGTTCCGGTTGAGAAAAAAGACCCGGTCCTGCACATCATGCGGGAACGCGATCTTGAAGGTCACATCAAGAACTCCAAGGATAAAATGGGTGACAAAGCCAAGGCGTCCAACGTCGAAGCTTCCGAAATGCTGGAACGTGACAACCAGCTCAGACTTGCCCTGCAAATGGTCAAGAGCCTGCCCAAGTTAAAGAACATCAAATAG
- a CDS encoding ABC transporter substrate-binding protein: MKRLTLCLLAALLLAAMPLSAAQAKTFHVSVSQFVEHPALDAVLAGFQKALKDSGVEVEYSVHNAQAKISTANQIAQAIAGEKPDLVLAIATPSAQTCAQVMKKVPHMATTPLIFGAITDPQGAGLVKNIEKPGGYITGVSDKSPVGRHVDMIREFQPELKTLGVVYNAGETNSKTLVDMLRAACKERGLGLEEATVATSGDIYMAAKTLAGRVDAIYAPTDNTIISAIESLVRVCRQNRMPLYAADVSSVERGAVAALGFDYFQHGVQAGQMAKRILADGVLPADLPVEFQKELSLQINLSSAKAMGLDVPEAMLKKADKVLK, from the coding sequence ATGAAGCGTCTGACTCTCTGCCTTCTGGCTGCACTTCTTTTGGCAGCCATGCCGCTTAGCGCGGCGCAGGCCAAAACATTTCACGTTTCTGTAAGCCAATTCGTAGAGCACCCGGCCCTTGACGCCGTTCTTGCTGGTTTCCAGAAAGCACTCAAAGACAGTGGTGTCGAGGTCGAATACTCCGTGCACAATGCACAGGCCAAAATCTCCACTGCAAACCAGATTGCGCAGGCCATTGCGGGTGAAAAGCCCGATCTCGTGCTTGCCATCGCCACCCCCAGCGCCCAGACCTGTGCCCAGGTCATGAAAAAAGTTCCGCACATGGCAACCACGCCACTGATCTTTGGCGCTATCACAGATCCTCAGGGTGCCGGACTGGTCAAAAACATCGAAAAACCCGGTGGCTACATCACGGGTGTTTCCGACAAAAGCCCTGTTGGCCGCCACGTCGACATGATCCGCGAGTTCCAGCCAGAGCTGAAAACCCTCGGCGTTGTCTATAACGCTGGTGAAACCAACTCCAAAACACTGGTCGACATGCTCCGCGCTGCCTGCAAAGAGCGCGGCCTTGGTCTTGAGGAAGCAACTGTCGCCACCTCCGGTGACATTTACATGGCCGCCAAGACGCTTGCTGGCCGTGTGGATGCCATCTACGCCCCCACTGACAATACCATTATCTCTGCCATCGAATCTCTGGTGCGCGTCTGCCGCCAGAACCGGATGCCGCTGTATGCTGCCGACGTCTCCTCTGTGGAACGTGGTGCAGTCGCAGCGCTTGGCTTTGACTATTTCCAGCACGGTGTTCAGGCTGGTCAAATGGCAAAGCGCATCCTCGCTGATGGCGTTCTTCCCGCTGATCTTCCCGTTGAGTTCCAAAAAGAGCTTTCTCTTCAGATCAACCTGTCTTCTGCCAAGGCTATGGGTCTCGATGTCCCGGAAGCCATGCTGAAAAAAGCTGACAAGGTACTGAAATAA
- the dut gene encoding dUTP diphosphatase: MQSTCDGTCAESIDVNFKILRPVLEDMPPAYSTSGSAGFDLRACFDEETVTIAPGDRLAIPTGLAIDITTPSVAAFVYSRSGLGTKEGLTVSQGVGVIDPDYRGEIIVSLLNTSREPRTLRRCQRIAQLVFQPIRQARLRRVDELSSTDRGEGGFGHTGKM, from the coding sequence ATGCAAAGTACCTGCGACGGTACCTGCGCCGAAAGCATCGACGTCAATTTCAAAATTCTGCGCCCTGTCCTGGAAGACATGCCCCCGGCATACTCCACTTCCGGCTCTGCTGGTTTTGATCTTCGCGCCTGCTTCGACGAGGAAACCGTTACCATTGCACCGGGCGACCGCCTCGCCATTCCCACTGGTCTTGCAATCGACATCACAACACCGTCGGTTGCAGCCTTTGTCTACTCCCGGAGTGGACTGGGCACCAAAGAGGGATTAACCGTCAGTCAGGGAGTAGGCGTTATTGACCCTGACTATCGTGGAGAAATCATTGTCTCCCTTCTGAATACATCACGTGAACCCCGTACGCTACGACGATGCCAGCGCATCGCGCAGCTGGTTTTTCAGCCCATTCGGCAGGCCCGCCTCCGACGAGTTGACGAACTTTCCTCCACAGACCGCGGCGAAGGCGGTTTTGGTCACACGGGTAAAATGTAA
- a CDS encoding 50S ribosomal protein L11 methyltransferase: MSTLLQIECIVPDGLVNDVNFYLTIRAPQGWQEKLLHDEEAVLFTIYFEDADMALTCLKGLSERWSELRIKRESIEAQDWGAAWREFFTPVEAADFVVLPPWRRQEASDKHIPIVIEPKTAFGTGHHSTTALCLEAISDLVEEGTIARDARFFDLGTGSGVLGIGACKLGLTGLGSDIDPVAIENAIENAEHNNVAEAFTLKTGSVEAADGAAFDLVIANILANPLKELSEHIVNSVKTGGSLILSGLLKEQLDGVASVYVNLGLAEPERRTQNEWGALVWRKIAR; this comes from the coding sequence ATGAGCACGCTTCTACAGATCGAATGTATTGTCCCTGACGGGCTGGTTAATGACGTCAATTTCTACCTGACCATTCGTGCACCACAGGGCTGGCAGGAAAAGCTCCTGCATGATGAAGAAGCAGTCCTTTTCACCATCTACTTTGAAGACGCCGACATGGCCCTGACCTGTCTCAAGGGGCTTTCCGAGCGCTGGTCTGAACTGCGCATCAAGCGGGAAAGCATTGAGGCACAGGACTGGGGCGCTGCATGGCGCGAATTTTTCACTCCGGTCGAAGCCGCGGACTTTGTTGTACTCCCTCCGTGGCGCAGGCAGGAGGCTTCTGACAAGCATATCCCCATCGTAATCGAACCCAAGACTGCTTTTGGAACAGGTCATCACAGCACGACCGCCCTGTGCCTTGAGGCCATTTCTGACCTCGTTGAAGAAGGCACCATTGCCCGCGATGCCCGCTTCTTTGACCTTGGCACCGGCTCTGGCGTGCTGGGTATTGGAGCCTGCAAGCTGGGACTGACTGGCCTTGGTTCGGACATTGATCCCGTGGCCATTGAAAATGCCATCGAAAATGCCGAGCACAACAACGTGGCAGAAGCTTTCACCCTCAAGACTGGCTCTGTCGAAGCGGCTGACGGTGCGGCCTTTGATCTCGTTATTGCCAACATTCTGGCGAACCCGCTCAAAGAGCTGTCCGAGCACATCGTCAACAGCGTCAAAACAGGTGGAAGCCTGATTCTGTCTGGCCTGCTCAAGGAGCAGCTGGACGGCGTTGCCTCTGTGTACGTCAACCTTGGGCTTGCTGAGCCTGAAAGACGGACCCAAAATGAATGGGGCGCGCTGGTCTGGAGAAAAATCGCCCGCTAA
- a CDS encoding divergent polysaccharide deacetylase family protein encodes MPEQTPTPPKTTKFTVQPAYLVGSTAILLVALFLTLFLLFQGSDDPTPQAAQQAAAVQPSSAKAPQQHAAEAATGPVHDDNLAHLYEETLGAPLEQLIRRVDFAILHSLIAQNYGPAHIELDEVSLHTYHGEPYLFQRQNIELNEKPQAFLLELKRELQKWAPEARMQGEKEKIFITLLGLKTHELSFPIPLGPLNQPQKQGKLSIVIDDMGRSLNFARQLSQLPYPVTFSILPQMPHSAQVADHAAQAGLDVMLHLPMEPKAYPKVRPGPGALFVRMSQREILDTLRADLDQMPRAVGVNNHMGSRFTSYPEGMDTVLRELKSQGLFFLDSLTSPTSVAIQTGRADGLVLYQRDIFLDNVRDRDAILRQLDKAQRVATRKGQAIAIGHPYPETLKALQDWAEIHNKAITMVPISALEPLR; translated from the coding sequence ATGCCCGAACAGACACCGACTCCCCCAAAAACGACAAAGTTCACTGTCCAGCCAGCATATCTTGTTGGCTCCACTGCCATTCTTCTTGTTGCCCTCTTTCTGACGCTTTTCCTGCTCTTTCAGGGTTCTGATGACCCCACTCCACAGGCAGCGCAACAGGCCGCAGCAGTACAGCCCTCCTCCGCAAAGGCCCCACAGCAGCATGCAGCAGAAGCCGCCACAGGCCCTGTTCATGATGACAACCTCGCCCACCTCTATGAGGAAACGCTGGGCGCTCCACTTGAGCAGCTCATCCGCCGTGTCGACTTTGCCATTCTGCACAGTCTTATCGCCCAAAACTACGGTCCAGCCCACATTGAGCTGGATGAAGTTTCGCTACACACCTACCACGGCGAACCATATCTTTTTCAGCGCCAAAACATTGAGCTCAATGAGAAACCTCAGGCCTTTTTGCTCGAGCTGAAAAGAGAACTGCAAAAATGGGCACCAGAAGCCCGCATGCAGGGCGAAAAAGAAAAAATATTCATCACATTACTGGGCCTTAAAACACATGAACTGAGCTTTCCCATTCCTCTTGGGCCTCTGAACCAGCCCCAAAAACAGGGAAAACTTTCCATTGTCATTGATGATATGGGCCGCAGCCTCAATTTTGCACGGCAACTTTCGCAATTGCCATATCCCGTAACATTCTCTATTCTGCCGCAAATGCCACACTCCGCGCAGGTTGCAGACCATGCTGCACAGGCAGGACTCGACGTCATGCTTCACCTGCCAATGGAGCCAAAGGCATACCCCAAAGTCCGGCCCGGTCCGGGAGCACTCTTCGTCCGCATGTCGCAGAGGGAAATTCTTGACACACTTCGCGCTGATCTGGATCAAATGCCGCGGGCTGTTGGGGTCAATAACCACATGGGGTCTCGCTTCACCTCGTATCCAGAAGGGATGGATACAGTGCTTCGCGAACTCAAGTCACAGGGCCTGTTCTTTCTGGACAGCCTGACCTCCCCCACAAGTGTGGCTATTCAAACAGGTCGTGCCGATGGACTGGTCCTCTACCAGCGAGACATTTTTCTTGATAATGTCCGTGATAGAGATGCCATCCTGAGACAACTGGATAAGGCGCAGCGCGTCGCAACACGCAAAGGGCAGGCCATTGCCATTGGGCACCCCTACCCGGAAACGCTCAAAGCGCTGCAAGACTGGGCAGAAATCCATAACAAGGCCATCACTATGGTGCCTATTTCTGCTCTCGAACCATTACGCTAA
- a CDS encoding endonuclease III domain-containing protein: MDRTSLLESYYSSMLSELGPSQWWPGETPFEIAVGAILTQNTNWKNVAKAIDQLKAANALSVDAMSALSAERLAELIQPSGFFRLKAKRLRAFLALLNDEYDGQLEALAQEDCATAREKLLAVNGIGPETADSILLYALGQPSFVVDAYTRRILSRHGLLPEDVPYDELRDFFMDVLPEDASLFNEFHALIVRVGKQWCRKSKPLCDECPLATFLP; encoded by the coding sequence ATGGACCGCACCTCACTTTTAGAGTCGTATTACTCCAGCATGCTTTCCGAGCTTGGCCCCAGCCAGTGGTGGCCCGGAGAAACGCCTTTCGAAATTGCCGTTGGCGCAATTTTGACCCAAAACACCAACTGGAAAAACGTGGCCAAAGCCATCGACCAGCTCAAGGCTGCAAATGCCCTGAGCGTTGACGCCATGTCTGCCCTCTCCGCAGAGCGCCTTGCTGAACTCATTCAGCCGTCAGGCTTCTTTCGGCTTAAGGCAAAACGCCTGCGTGCCTTTCTGGCTCTGCTCAACGACGAGTATGATGGACAGCTTGAGGCGCTGGCGCAGGAAGACTGTGCCACTGCCCGCGAGAAACTCCTCGCCGTCAACGGCATTGGTCCCGAAACGGCAGACAGCATTCTGCTCTACGCCCTTGGGCAACCGTCCTTTGTTGTGGATGCCTACACCCGCCGCATTCTGAGCCGCCACGGTCTTCTTCCAGAAGATGTCCCTTATGATGAGCTTCGCGACTTTTTCATGGACGTCCTGCCCGAAGATGCCTCACTATTTAATGAGTTTCATGCCCTGATTGTCAGGGTTGGCAAACAGTGGTGCCGCAAATCCAAGCCACTGTGTGACGAATGCCCTCTCGCAACTTTTTTGCCGTGA